The following DNA comes from Verrucomicrobiia bacterium.
TTTATAAAGTGGCAACAGATCTTCAAATTGAAAGGAATGATACTCTCATTCTGCCTGCTTTTCCGAAAAGATTTCGTATTAGGGCAACGGGTCGAGTCGATGCCAAGCCGGTTTATATTGCAACTAAAGGTAAACAAATGAATGTGGCAGTTGGTTTAACTAATGTAACTCGCATTAATGAAGCGGGTTTTAAACCTGTGGGCATGGGTGAAATTGAAACCGTCCCTAATGTGGTTCTTTACAATGCCAGGACACGGAACCTTCTTGGCGTGCCCATTTTAGGAGTGCAATCCAATAACATGAGTTTTGGCGAGCCTGTTTCCCTGGGAAATTTACCTAAAAAATTTAAAAAGCCCTCTGGATCCGGTCAATTTTTTGGCATAGGAACCTCTGCTGTCATTAGTCGTCAAAAGAAAAATGTTTATCTTTTCCCTTTGCCTATCGCTGCTGACAATGCTGGTGTACTCGTTGGCGCTTTGCCTAAGAGGACAAAAATTATTGGACCTAAATAATTTCTTCACGCTTGCAAATAATCGTGCGATTCACACTTGTCGAAAGGGTCATCAATCCCTATGGAAGACAGTAGTGTTATGGCTTTATCTTCTGACAAATTTGATATTAATTATGTAGCTGGGCTAGCTCGTATTGCATTGACACTTGAAGAGAGTGAAAAATTTCAGAGTCAGCTCGACACGATTTTGGAAAACGTAAAGCAGCTTCAAAATTTGGCTCTAGACCAGATCGAGCCTACTGCGCATTCTTTTCCCGTTTACAATATTTGGCGTGCTGATGAAGAAAAAAAATCTTTGCCTGTGGAAGTGGCTTTAAAAAATGCGCCAAATCATACTAATGATCTTATTTTAATGCCCAAGATTGTGGATGCATGAGCCTTTATCAAGAAACGTTAGCTAGCTTAAGAAAAAAATTGCTGAATCAAGAAATTCAGCCGCTGGATATTGTGCATTCGTTACGTCAACGAATTGAAAAAGTTGATGTTTATCTCAAAGCTTACACTCACTTTGATTGGGAAAAAGCAGAACGTGAAGCAAAGGAAACGGATATTAGCAAACCTCTAGGTGGTATTCCAATTGCGATTAAAGATGCCATTGCGGTAAAAGATCAACCCTTAACTTGTTCTTCGCGTTTGTTGCGGGATTTTGTGTCACCTTACGATGCTACGGTAATTAAAAAATTGCGCCAAGCTGGAGCTTTCCCTTTGGGGCGAGCGAATATGGATGAATTTGCAATGGGTTCTTCCACGGAAAATTCCGCGCAAGGTCCCACCAAAAATCCCTGGGATTTTGATCGGATTCCAGGAGGCAGCAGCGGTGGAAGCGCGGCATGTGTAGCAGCTGATACGGCAATTGCTTCATTGGGAAGTGACACCGGGGGGTCGATTCGTCAACCCGCAGCGCTTTGTGGTTGTGTCGGTTTGAAGCCTACTTATGGTCGCGTTTCGCGCTACGGGTTGGTCGCTTTTGCTTCATCGTTAGATCAAATTGGGCCTTTGGGAAAAACCGTGGAAGATGTGGCGCTTGTTTTAGAAGCGATTGTAGGGCACGACACTTTCGATTGCACTTCTTTGAAAGAGCCGGTGGCTTCTTATGTTGATACTCTTAAAAAGGAAGATCTTAAAAATTTACGCGTAGGTGTTCCAAAGGAATATTTTCGTCAAGGCATCGATTCTCAAGTGGAAACGGTTGTTAAAAAAGCGATTCAACAGTTAGAAGGTTTAGGTGCAACATTGGTAGAAATTTCGTTGCCTCACACGGATTATGCCTTGGCCTCTTATTATATTATTGCGCCAGCGGAAGCCTCGGCCAATCTCGCGCGTTTTGATGGTGTGCGTTATGGTGCGCGAGTGAAAGATGGAAAAGATGTTCTGGACGTTTATCGTCGCACGCGAGAAGCTGGCTTGGGTCGTGAAGTCAAGCGACGCATTTTGCTGGGCACTTATGTTTTGAGTTCGGGTTATTACGATGCTTATTATTTGCGCGCGCAAAAAGTTCGCACATTAATTCGACAAGATTTTCAAAAGGCTTTTGAACAATGTGATGTCATTGCGACCCCGACTTCGCCTACAGCGGCTTTTCGATTAGGCGAAAAGACAGAAGATCCGCTCAAAATGTATTTGGCCGATGTTTTTACCATTGCTGTTAATATGGCAGGATTGTGCGGTCTTTCCGTGCCATGCGGTTTTGTTGAGGAAAAAGGGAAGCAATTGCCGGTAGGTTTGCAATTGATCGGTAAAGCTTTTGATGAAACGACTTTATTGCAAGTCGGTCATGTTTATGAGCAAGCTACGGCTTGGCATACGATGAAACCCAATTTGTTATGACAACTTACGAAGCCACGATTGGATTGGAAGTGCATGTGCAAATCAAAACGCACAGTAAGATGTTTTGTGGTTGTAAGAATGAGTTTGGAGCGTCTCCTAACACGCATACTTGCCCTGTATGTTTGGGAATGCCAGGAGTTTTGCCCGTGCCGAATGAAGAGGCGATTAAGAAAACACTTTTAACGGGTTTAATGTTGGGTTGCAAAATTCCGGAGACCAGTAAGTTTGATCGCAAGAGTTATTTTTATCCTGACATGCCCAAGAATTACCAAATTTCGCAGTATGATCGACCGCTTTGCTTGGAAGGCGGGGTGGTTTTGGAAAAATATGCTTTTCCTAAAGAAACGCAAAAAGAGGCGATTGCGCTGGCTAATAAAAAAGTAAGATTAACAAGAATTCATTTAGAGGAAGATGTAGCGAAATCGTTTCATTTTGAAACCAGTAGCGGTATTGATTTTAATCGAGCTGGAACTCCATTAATGGAAATTGTAACGGAAGCCGATATTGCTTCGCCCGAGGAAGCATTCGCTTTTTTAACAACGCTAAAACAGATTTTGATTTACGGCGGTATTAGTGATGCGGATATGGAAAAGGGGCAGTTGCGTTGTGATTGCAATGTGAGTGTGAGACCGCAAGGCACTTCTCAATTTGGCACGAAATGCGAAATTAAAAATATGAATAGCATTAGCGGCGTGCGACGTGCTTTGACTTATGAGATTCAGCGACAGATAGAGGTTTTACAGGAAGGTGGCACGATTCGACAGGAGACCCGACGTTGGGATGATCCTACGGGGCAAACTTATGTGATGCGCACGAAAGAACAGTCGCATGATTATCGTTATTTTCCTGATCCCGATTTGATGCCGATGCAGGTTCAGAATGATTGGCTGGATAGGATTCGATTAGAAATGCCTGAATTGCCGCGACAAAGACAGGAACGTTATCAAAAAGAGTTTCAAGTCACCGAATATGATGCTTCGGTTTTAGCGGCAGATTTAGCGTTAGCGATTTATTTTGAAAAGGCCGCAGCCGATGTGAAAAATCCTAAGCTCGTAGCGAATTGGATTATTAATGATTTATTGAGTGCGTTGAGCGACCAGAAGATGGATTTGTCGGATTGTAAAGTGAAACCGGAATTTTTGAAAGAGTTGGTAGCACTAACGGATGCAGGAAAAATCAATAGCAAGCAGGCCAAAGAAGTTTTTTTAGAGGTGTTTGCATCGGGATTAGCGCCAACACAAATTGTTGAAAAAAAAGGATTATCGCAAGTAAGTGATACGGGAGCGATTGAAGTTTTTGCTAAAAAAGCCATTGAAGCGAATCCTAATTCAGTGGCAGATTATAAAGCGGGGAAAATTGCTGCGTTGAATTTTTTGAAGGGACAAGTCATGAAATTGTCTCAGGGTAAGGCGAATCCTCAATTGGCGGGAGAAGTTTTGGAGCGCTTATTAAAAGCATCATAAAATCATGGTAAATTTTTTAGATATTATTCTTTTAGGAATTGTGGAGGGTATTACTGAGTTTTTACCTATTTCTTCTACAGCACATTTATTAATTGCAGAATATTTTTTGGGTTCGAAACCGGACGCGTTTAATGTGATGATTCAATTTGGAGCGGTATCGGCAGTGATTCTCATTTATTGGGAACGTTTGAAAGATTTGTGTGTGCATTTTCGCGAGCCGAAACAAAGAGATTATCTTTTGAAAATTCTTGTAGCTTTGATGGTAACGGTAGTGGGCTGTTTAATCGCTAAGTGGGCCGGTTTTCAGTTGCCCGTGAAGCTTTGGCCGATTCTTGTTGCGCTTTGGTTGGGGGCCTTAGCAATTTTTGTTGCAGAAAAATTTTTAAAAAGATATCAACCCACTGAAACGATTACTTGGAATATTGTAATCTGGGTGGGGATTTCTCAAATTATTGCTGCGGTGTTGCCAGGCACGTCGCGTTCTGGAGCGACAATTATTGCGGCGATGCTATGTGGTCTTTCTCGTGTTTCGGCGACGGAATTTTCTTTTCTTTTAGGGGTGCCCACGATGTTGGCGGCATCGCTTTATATGGCTTGGGATGCTTATCGAGCGGGGTTGTTTATTCCTGCAGTGATGGGTGAATTGGCATTAGGTTTTGTTATATCAATGATCACGGCTTTTATTGCGGTCAAATGGCTTCTTCAATTTGTGCGAACCAATAATTTTATTCCTTTTGCTTGGTATCGAGTGGTGTTGAGCATCGTTATCGCTTTGGTGCTTTGGCGAGAAGGTCATATTCCTCCCGATTTACAACTGCGCGAATCGCCCAAACAGCTACCTTTGAAAGATAAGTAGCTTTTTAAGACAAGGGCTGTGGCACTTCGGAAAGAGTTTTTGAGAAATTAAAGTTTTGGGGTGTAACTAAGCCACCAGAAATAATAAGTTTCGTGGCTTCTTCGATGGGCATATTGGAAAGTTCAATTTCGGAAGCTTTGACGATCATAACGAAACCTGTAATAGGATTGGGCGCCGTGGGCAGAAAAACTGAGTAGAGCATTTGACCTTGTTGATCGGAAAATTGTCCCGTGACAAAGCCGATCAGTTTGCCGGGTGTATTGGGATAGGGAATTAACGCGACTTTGCTAAAATGCATGTTTTCGGAGCGACTCAACATCTGCACGGCTTCGATGACTTGTTTTGCCGCGTGATAAATGGTGGAAATGATGGGAAGTTTTAGAAGAATATGATCTAGCCAAGATAAGATGCCGCGTCCGATGACGTTGCTAACAAAAACACCGAGAAGGATAAGAAAGATAACGGTTAAGATGAAACCGGCTAACGGAATGGTGTAGAGCAATTCCCCATTACGTCGTATGGGAAAACTAATGAAGTGAATAATAGGATTTTCATCTCGATAACGAGTGGCAATGGCAATCACGAGAGGTTCAAATCGAGAGTTAATGAGACGATAAATAAGGTCAAGGACCCAGAGAGTTCCCAGGATTGGCAGAGCAACAAAAAGGCCTGTGAGAAATTTATTGCGCACCCAAGTGCCTGCGTGACGTTTGTTTTCCGATAGATTAGGTGTAGGGGACGAGGACATAAGGTTATTTATTAAAACGAAAAAATTATTGTAGCAAGAGGAGAAAGATTAAGAGTGAGAAGCTCTTTGTAACCGATCATTAAGGGTCACGCCTAAGTGATGGTCAGGAAATTTTTCAACATATAAGTGGCGCGTGGGCGTTTCGTCTAATTTTCTTAGGGAGTGATAAAGTTTTCGTGCGGCTGTTTTGAGTGAACCTTTCGAGCTTAAAATGATTTGTTGTCCAGGGAAATGTGGAAATGATTTGCGAAAAAGCAAAAGAGCATCGGATTTTTTGAAAGCGGGTGGGTTTTGTCTCCAATGGGTAGGCAAGATGGTTAAAGGTTTTTTAGGGGCGTAATGTTGGAGAAGTTGACCGGAAGCGAGGGGTTGTTTTGAAGTGGGTTTTTTCCGTAAGGGAACGGGATGTTTTAAAACTTTTTCAATTTGTTCTATTGTGATGGAGCCGAGTCTTAAAACTTCAGGTTTATTTTTTGAAAAATGAATGATTGTGGATTCTAAACCGAAATGACAACTGCCTCCTTCTAACATTAGCGGAGTTTTTGTGCCGAATTCTTTTTTTACAGCTTGTGATGAAGTGGGACTGATTCGACCAAAACGATTGGCGCTGGGCGCAGCAAGGGGGTTGCCAAATTTTTTGAGCAAACGTCTTGCAATAGGATGGCGCGGCATTCTGACGGCTACGGTAGGTAGATTGGCTCGAGCGATAAGGGGAACATTTTTATTGGCTGGTAACACCAAAGTGAGAGGACCAGGCCAGAAGGCTTTGATTAATTTTTTTGCAGCTGGGGGAATTTTTTTGATGATGAGTTTGAGTTGAGATTCATTATGAATATGGAGGATAAGGGGATCGAAATAGGGGCGTTTTTTAAGTGCGAAAATTTTTTCGAGCGCTTGGGAATTGAAGGCGTCGGCAGCCAGGCCATAAACTGTTTCAGTAGGCATGACGACAAGCTCCCCTTGTTTTAAGAGTTTTACGGCACGTTGAAAGGTGGCAATCGAAGGCGGCTGAGAAGAAGGCATTTTAAAAAAGGGTCAGTTGTTCGCCTGCAGGATGGCGAAAGGCTTGGGTGTTAAGGGTAAAATGTTTTTGGTTTAAGCCAGCGCGTTTGGCGCAGAGTTTGAAAAGTTGGTCGAGTTGTTGGGCTAGAGAGCCTTGACCTTTCATCCGTCGGTAAAATTGGGATTCGTTGAGTTTGCCTTGTCGCATTTCGCAGAGTTGATCGAGAATTCGTTTTTTCTTTTCTGGGAAATGTGTTTCAAGCCAGTCGGTGAAGAGTTCTTTTACGCTGTGGGGCAGGCGTAATAGGACATAGCCAGCGCTTTGGGCGCCAGCTTGAGCGGCAGATTGGAGCAGACTGGGAATTTCGTGGTCGGTTAATCCTGGAATAAGTGGCGCCATGAGGATGTTGACGGGTATGCCTGCTTGTGCGAGCGCGGTGATGGCGTGAAGTCGGTGTTCAGGTTGTGCGGTGCGGGGTTCCATGATTTTGGCGAGGTCGGGATTGAGAGTGGTTAAGGAAATGTTTACGCTGACGGCCTGATATTGAGCGAGTTTTTGTAGAACATCAATATCTCGTGTGATGAGATGGTTTTTCGTGATGAGGCTAACAGGATTGCGAAATTCCGCTAACACTTCAAGGCAACTGCGGGTGAGTTTGAGTTTTCGTTCGATAGGTTGGTAGCAATCGGTGGCGCTGCTTAAGGCGAGCGTTTGCGGTTTCCAATTTTTTGCGCTGAGTTCTTTGCGCAGGAGTTCTGGAGCTCGGGTTTTGATCATGATCCGACTTTCAAAATCGAGCCCGGAAGAAAAACCTAGGTATTCATGCATGGGACGAGCGTAGCAATAGACGCAGCCGTGTTCACAGCCGCGGTAAGGATTGATGCTAGCAGTAAAACCCACATCGGGACTGGTGTTGTAGGTGATAAAAGAGGTGGAGTGGTCTACGTAATAACGGGTTCTAATCG
Coding sequences within:
- the gatC gene encoding Asp-tRNA(Asn)/Glu-tRNA(Gln) amidotransferase subunit GatC; this encodes MEDSSVMALSSDKFDINYVAGLARIALTLEESEKFQSQLDTILENVKQLQNLALDQIEPTAHSFPVYNIWRADEEKKSLPVEVALKNAPNHTNDLILMPKIVDA
- the gatA gene encoding Asp-tRNA(Asn)/Glu-tRNA(Gln) amidotransferase subunit GatA: MSLYQETLASLRKKLLNQEIQPLDIVHSLRQRIEKVDVYLKAYTHFDWEKAEREAKETDISKPLGGIPIAIKDAIAVKDQPLTCSSRLLRDFVSPYDATVIKKLRQAGAFPLGRANMDEFAMGSSTENSAQGPTKNPWDFDRIPGGSSGGSAACVAADTAIASLGSDTGGSIRQPAALCGCVGLKPTYGRVSRYGLVAFASSLDQIGPLGKTVEDVALVLEAIVGHDTFDCTSLKEPVASYVDTLKKEDLKNLRVGVPKEYFRQGIDSQVETVVKKAIQQLEGLGATLVEISLPHTDYALASYYIIAPAEASANLARFDGVRYGARVKDGKDVLDVYRRTREAGLGREVKRRILLGTYVLSSGYYDAYYLRAQKVRTLIRQDFQKAFEQCDVIATPTSPTAAFRLGEKTEDPLKMYLADVFTIAVNMAGLCGLSVPCGFVEEKGKQLPVGLQLIGKAFDETTLLQVGHVYEQATAWHTMKPNLL
- the gatB gene encoding Asp-tRNA(Asn)/Glu-tRNA(Gln) amidotransferase subunit GatB, with amino-acid sequence MTTYEATIGLEVHVQIKTHSKMFCGCKNEFGASPNTHTCPVCLGMPGVLPVPNEEAIKKTLLTGLMLGCKIPETSKFDRKSYFYPDMPKNYQISQYDRPLCLEGGVVLEKYAFPKETQKEAIALANKKVRLTRIHLEEDVAKSFHFETSSGIDFNRAGTPLMEIVTEADIASPEEAFAFLTTLKQILIYGGISDADMEKGQLRCDCNVSVRPQGTSQFGTKCEIKNMNSISGVRRALTYEIQRQIEVLQEGGTIRQETRRWDDPTGQTYVMRTKEQSHDYRYFPDPDLMPMQVQNDWLDRIRLEMPELPRQRQERYQKEFQVTEYDASVLAADLALAIYFEKAAADVKNPKLVANWIINDLLSALSDQKMDLSDCKVKPEFLKELVALTDAGKINSKQAKEVFLEVFASGLAPTQIVEKKGLSQVSDTGAIEVFAKKAIEANPNSVADYKAGKIAALNFLKGQVMKLSQGKANPQLAGEVLERLLKAS
- a CDS encoding undecaprenyl-diphosphate phosphatase; this translates as MVNFLDIILLGIVEGITEFLPISSTAHLLIAEYFLGSKPDAFNVMIQFGAVSAVILIYWERLKDLCVHFREPKQRDYLLKILVALMVTVVGCLIAKWAGFQLPVKLWPILVALWLGALAIFVAEKFLKRYQPTETITWNIVIWVGISQIIAAVLPGTSRSGATIIAAMLCGLSRVSATEFSFLLGVPTMLAASLYMAWDAYRAGLFIPAVMGELALGFVISMITAFIAVKWLLQFVRTNNFIPFAWYRVVLSIVIALVLWREGHIPPDLQLRESPKQLPLKDK
- a CDS encoding DUF502 domain-containing protein, with amino-acid sequence MSSSPTPNLSENKRHAGTWVRNKFLTGLFVALPILGTLWVLDLIYRLINSRFEPLVIAIATRYRDENPIIHFISFPIRRNGELLYTIPLAGFILTVIFLILLGVFVSNVIGRGILSWLDHILLKLPIISTIYHAAKQVIEAVQMLSRSENMHFSKVALIPYPNTPGKLIGFVTGQFSDQQGQMLYSVFLPTAPNPITGFVMIVKASEIELSNMPIEEATKLIISGGLVTPQNFNFSKTLSEVPQPLS
- a CDS encoding threonylcarbamoyl-AMP synthase → MPSSQPPSIATFQRAVKLLKQGELVVMPTETVYGLAADAFNSQALEKIFALKKRPYFDPLILHIHNESQLKLIIKKIPPAAKKLIKAFWPGPLTLVLPANKNVPLIARANLPTVAVRMPRHPIARRLLKKFGNPLAAPSANRFGRISPTSSQAVKKEFGTKTPLMLEGGSCHFGLESTIIHFSKNKPEVLRLGSITIEQIEKVLKHPVPLRKKPTSKQPLASGQLLQHYAPKKPLTILPTHWRQNPPAFKKSDALLLFRKSFPHFPGQQIILSSKGSLKTAARKLYHSLRKLDETPTRHLYVEKFPDHHLGVTLNDRLQRASHS
- a CDS encoding PA0069 family radical SAM protein encodes the protein MEKIIGRGVTINPPNRFETLHFDKEMDDYSVNEKLPIRTRYYVDHSTSFITYNTSPDVGFTASINPYRGCEHGCVYCYARPMHEYLGFSSGLDFESRIMIKTRAPELLRKELSAKNWKPQTLALSSATDCYQPIERKLKLTRSCLEVLAEFRNPVSLITKNHLITRDIDVLQKLAQYQAVSVNISLTTLNPDLAKIMEPRTAQPEHRLHAITALAQAGIPVNILMAPLIPGLTDHEIPSLLQSAAQAGAQSAGYVLLRLPHSVKELFTDWLETHFPEKKKRILDQLCEMRQGKLNESQFYRRMKGQGSLAQQLDQLFKLCAKRAGLNQKHFTLNTQAFRHPAGEQLTLF